Proteins encoded together in one Impatiens glandulifera chromosome 1, dImpGla2.1, whole genome shotgun sequence window:
- the LOC124918855 gene encoding la-related protein 1C-like encodes MAAAANPSTITHSSGNSGDGSFLSDHQSKGSIASRGVSSPWTLVVRGSESEVITSTVVPLRPLSHDSSPSKAVTTDSLSIFPLPVNDSVLEALPESSDICIGSNNAAKKPAWNKPSSDPVEVGPVMDAVSWPALSVSTKASSKPGSSDSLKGMPDVHVPILQIGSNKNANSRPNNLASPGEPKLGGGITSNIVTVNDSLLQSLPSQQDEVDEMSPNAGKSGPQVVESSSSKDHMHRESGQRVGIGSQSRSDQPPHYGSFRRVNGGSYPRTNGSYNHNHVGRRDQGRGNRDWNRHRSFNGRESQTQPRVATGGYVHPPPKSAPFIPPPPVPLTFYHSPMVYPEGTPPLIYVPAPLPPHPICLPVPDPLLHSRIVNQIDYYFSYENLIKDTFLRQNMDEHGWVPVQLIASFKKVRLLTDNIHLMLEALYSSSIVEVQGDKVRKRYDWPKWVMQKQIQFPNAGSSSSSQNR; translated from the exons ATGGCGGCAGCTGCTAATCCATCTACGATCACTCACTCGTCTGGGAATTCCGGTGATGGCTCGTTTCTTAGCGATCATCAATCAAAAGGTTCGATAGCCTCTCGCGGCGTTTCGTCTCCATGGACACTAGTGGTTCGAGGATCTGAATCGGAAGTGATCACGTCTACTGTGGTGCCATTGCGTCCTCTCTCTCATGATTCGTCTCCTTCAAAGGCTGTTACAACTGATTCTCTTTCAATCTTTCCTCTCCCCGTTAATGATTCCGTCTTGGAGGCTCTTCCGGAGAGCTCTGACATTTGTATTGGCAGTAACAATGCTGCAAAGAAACCTGCATGGAATAAGCCTTCTAGTGATCCTGTTGAGGTTGGACCTGTCATGGATGCGGTATCCTGGCCTGCTCTTTCCGTGTCCACCAAGGCTTCTTCAAAACCAGGCTCTTCTGATTCATTGAAAGGAATGCCTGACGTACACGTCCCTATATTGCAG ATTGGGTCAAACAAAAATGCTAATTCAAGACCAAATAATTTAGCTTCACCGGGAGAGCCTAAGCTTGGTGGTGGAATTACAAGTAATATCGTTACTGTTAATGATAGCCTTTTACAGTCATTACCCTCACAACAGGATGAAGTTGATGAAATGTCTCCCAATGCTGGAAAATCTGGACCACAGGTTGTCGAGTCTTCATCTTCAAAAGATCATATGCACAGGGAGAGTGGACAAAGGGTAGGAATTGGATCACAATCTCGTAGTGATCAACCACCGCACTATGGTTCTTTTAGGAGGGTTAATGGTGGATCATATCCTCGCACTAATGGTTCTTACAACCATAATCATGTGGGTAGGCGAGACCAGGGGCGTGGTAATCGCGATTGGAATCGTCATCGGAGTTTCAATGGTAGAGAATCACAAACCCAACCAAGAGTTGCCACAGGGGGTTATGTACATCCACCACCAAAGAGTGCTCCCTTTATTCCACCTCCCCCAGTGCCCCTAACATTCTATCATAGCCCTATGGTTTATCCTG AAGGGACGCCACCTTTAATATATGTTCCAGCTCCACTTCCACCTCACCCAATATGTCTACCTGTCCCCGATCCACTGTTGCACTCGAGGATTGTGAATCAGATTGATTATTATTTCAG TTATGAGAACTTAATTAAAGATACATTCTTGCGACAAAACATGGATGAACATGGCTGGGTTCCTGTTCAATTAATTGCAAGCTTCAAAAAG GTTAGGCTTTTAACAGATAATATTCACCTTATGTTGGAAGCTTTGTACTCATCAAGCATAGTGGAAGTGCAG GGAGATAAAGTAAGAAAGCGTTATGATTGGCCGAAATGGGTCATGCAAAAGCAGATCCAGTTTCCTAATGCTGGCAGTTCAAGCTCGTCACAAAACAG GTAG
- the LOC124931790 gene encoding uncharacterized protein LOC124931790, whose amino-acid sequence MHHLAPKKSNLVGPCPDAATKFVGFRGNDLLLCPKPRRLGYVVSELLKPPRCSNHGQASNGEGDGVLNMITEKILDTRESECKICSFSNYYIGSPPGRVENPLVHDTRFIHRQMEFFSPITRTKLSDKFEFASQTQESR is encoded by the exons ATGCATCATTTAGCTCCCAAGAAAAGCAATCTTGTTGGCCCTTGCCCTGATGCTGCGACAAAGTTTGTCGGATTTAGAGGAAACGATCTCCTTCTATGTCCCAAACCACGAAGACTCGGATATGTTGTTTCTGAACTTCTTAAACCGCCGAGGTGTAGTAATCACGG TCAAGCGAGTAATGGTGAAGGAGACGGAGTCCTTAACATGATAACTGAGAAG ATACTAGACACACGAGAATCAGAATGTAAGATTTGTTCATTCTCCAATTATTATATTGGATCCCCTCCAGGACGAGTAGAGAATCCTCTTGTTCACGACACACGATTTATTCATCGTCAAATGGAGTTTTTCTCCCCAATCACGCGAACAAAGTTATCTGATAAATTTGAGTTTGCTTCACAAACACAAGAGAGTCGATga
- the LOC124921430 gene encoding NEP1-interacting protein-like 1, whose product MEVYGYPSHPRPSSSSVSPFSLGNLIDRVKETIKFVVSAVLGNIFSAIFTFFFALVGTLLGAMTGALIGQETESGFVRGAAVGAISGAVFSIEVFESSLVLWQSDESGLGCLLYLIDVIVSLLSGRLVRERIGPAMLSAVQSQMGAVEPSFEEIPNIFDTGVAKGLAGDLVEKIPKIVISNNNIIDTSGERVSCSVCLQDFQMGESVRCLPDCHHMFHLPCIDKWLIRHASCPLCRRDM is encoded by the exons ATGGAAGTTTATGGATACCCATCTCATCCCCGAccatcttcttcctctgtttctccATTTTCCCTAGGTAATTTGATTGACAGAGTTAAAGAAACCATCAAATTCGTTGTTTCTGCTGTTCTTGGGAATATCTTTTCAGCGATCTTCACATTCTTCTTCGCATTAG TGGGTACTTTATTAGGAGCCATGACCGGAGCTTTAATTGGGCAAGAAACAGAAAGCGGATTTGTACGAGGTGCAGCCGTTGGAGCCATCTCAGGAGCTGTTTTCTCTATTGAAGTCTTTGAATCTTCACTTGTTTTATGGCAATCAGATGAATCTGGACTTGGGTGTTTGCTATACTTG ATTGATGTTATTGTTAGTCTTCTAAGTGGAAGACTTGTTCGTGAAAGAATTGGTCCTGCCATGTTAAGTGCAGTACAAAGTCAG ATGGGAGCTGTAGAGCCAAGTTTTGAAGAAATCCCGAACATCTTTGATACCGGAGTAGCAAAAGGATTGGCAGGAGATTTAGTAGAAAAGATTCCAAAAATCGTCATTAGTAACAATAACATTATCGATACATCAGGGGAAAGAGTGTCTTGCTCGGTTTGTCTTCAG GATTTTCAGATGGGAGAAAGTGTTAGATGTTTGCCTGATTGTCATCATATGTTTCATCTTCCATGCATTGATAAATGGCTAATTAGACATGCTTCTTGTCCATTATGTAGAAGGGATATGTAA